AGCTAATGAAGAAATAGGTTCTCCATTTTTTCTTCTTTCATATATTTCAATTTTATCTTCTCTTGTTAATTTACTCATTAAAAAACTGCACCTCCAATCTTGTGTCCAAGATTTTGGGTGCAGTTCAATGTTACTTCACACTTTATTGGAAGTATTGTTTATATTCATGAAGGAGTTTATGGAATAGGGGAAAAAGAATTCTATGTTATTGATGGTCAACAAAGAATGATAACCATAACTCTTCTACATATAGCTCTTTATCATAGATTAAAAGAAAGTAAAGAAGAGTATGCCGATGAAATATATGAACTTTATTTAGTTAATAAATTTTCAAAAAGAGACATTAAGCTAAAACTTTTGCCTCCAGAAGAGAACTTAAATATTTTAAATAAAATATTAGAAGAAAATTGGGAAGAGCTTGAAGATTATCAAGATAGAAATATTGTAAAAAATTATAAATTTTTTAAAGAAATTATATCAAATTATTCAAATGAGGAAATAGAGTATTTATTGGCAGGGTTAGATAAAATAATTTATGTTGATATTGCCCTTGAAAAAGATAAAGATGATCCTCAGAAAATCTTTGAAAGCTTAAACTCAACAGGTTTAGATTTATCACAAGGAGATTTAATTAGAAATTACATATTAATGGATTTGGAAAGAGAAAAACAAAATTTGGTATATAAAAATTTATGGCTACCTATAGAAAATAATTGTAAAATTAGTGTAGGAAATGAAATAAAAAATTATGTTTCTGATTTTATAAGAGATTATTTAACTTTAAAAAGTGGAAAAATTCCTTCAAAACCAAAAGTTTTTGAAGAATTTAAAGAATTCTATGATAAAAAAAATGATAAGCAACTTGAAGACATAAAAAATTTTTCAGAAGAATATGCTCACATAATAAAGCCTGATACAGAAAAAGATAAAGAAATAAGAAAAGAATTAGAAAATTTAAAAGTTTTAGACCAAACAGTTATAAATACATTTTTAATAGGGATTTTAAGAGATTATAGAGAAAATAAAATTGTTAAAAATGAAATTTTAGAAATTTTTAAACTTTTACAAAGTTATATTTGGAGAAGATTTATAACTGAAAAACCTTCAAATGCACTAAATAAAATTTTTCAAGGAATGTATTTAAGAATATCTAAAGACCAAAAATACTATAAAATTTTAGAAGAAAGTTTTTTGAATCAAGATTTTCCAACAAATGATGAATTAAAAGAAGCATTGAAAACTAAGAATGTCTATAAAGACAAAGAAAAATTGAGATATGTTTTTAAAGAACTGGAAAATTATAATCATAATGAATTAATTGATTTTGAAAACGAAAAAATAACAATAGAGCATATTTTTCCGCAAAAGCCAAATAAGAGTTGGAAAGAAAAATATTCTGATTATGAATTAGAAGAAATGAAAACTTTTAAAGACACTATCCCAAATTTAACATTGACAGGAAGTAATGTAAATTTAGGAAACAAAAGTTTTTTAGAAAAAAGAAATGATGATATACATGGATATAAAAATAGTAAACTTTATTTGAATAAATATTTAAGTAAATTAAATGAGTGGAATCTTTCAGCTATGGAAGGAAGATTTGAAGATCTTTTTAAAAATATAATTAAAATTTGGAAAAGACCTGAAAATTTTGAAGATAAAGATATAGAAAAAGTAACTTTTGTCTTAAAAGGAGCCGCTTCATCAGGAACTGGAAAATTGTTAGCTTATGAAAAGTTTGAACTTTTAAAAGGAAGCATAATTATAAAAGGAAATAAAGGAAGTGAAAGTGTAGAAAAAAGAAATAAAAGAATAATAGAAGAATTGTTAGAAAATAATTTAGTTGAAAAAGATGGAAATAAATATATTTTAAAAGAAAATTATAAAGTTTCATCACCAAGTGCAGCAGCTAGTTTAATTTTAGGAAGAAATGCTAATGGTTGGAAAGAATGGAAGACATTTGATGGGAAACTTTTAAATGAATTTAGAAAATAAAAAATGTAAAAACTGCAATAAATATTTGCAGTTTTTTATTTTTGTCCCAAATGTTGAAATCTTGTCCCTACTGTGTTATAATAATTTTGAAGAGAAATATAGTGGGAGGTGGAAAAATGAAAAAAGGAAATGTTATAAATTTAATAAAATATTATTCTGAAAATAATGATTTAGCTTTTAGAAATGAGGCTTATGAAATAGCAAAAGACTTTGATAAATCTGGAGATTATCAATTAGCTGAATATATTATGGGATTACTTTCTGATGTAAATACTTTTATTCCGCAAATAAATGAAAATAAATTAGTATTTCTAAAAAAATTAGAAATAAATGATGAACCTTTACCACTTCCTGAAGAAATAAAAAAAGATATTATTGGAATAGTAAATGCTGTTGGTCATAATATAGGAATAAATAAATTTTTATTTCAAGGTGTACCAGGAACTGGGAAAACAGAAACAGTAAAACAACTTGCTAGAATATTGGATAGAAATTTATTTGCAGTAGATTTTGCATATATTATAGATAGCAGATTAGGAGAAACAGCTAAAAATATCTCAAAACTATTTGATGAAATTAATACTTTGCCTAGTCCTGAAAAAGTAATTATACTATTTGATGAGATAGATTCTATTGCATTAGATAGAACAAACTCAAAAGATATAAGAGAAATGGGAAGAGCTACAACTGCTGTTTTGAAAGGTTTAGATAACTTAAATCAGAAAATTTTGCTTATAGCAACTACAAATCTTTTTAATCATTTTGATAAAGCATTGATAAGAAGATTTGATTCTGTAATAGATTTTAATAGATATTCAAGAGAAGATTTGATTGATATATCTGAAATAGTATTAAATTACTACTTATCAAAGTTTAAATTTGCTGGAAAAAATATTCGCCTTTTTAGAAAAATAATTTCTCTTATAAAGGAAATTCCTTATCCTGGAGATTTAAAAAATATTATAAAAACATCAATAGCTTTTAGTAGCCCAAATGATGAATATGACTATTTGAAAAGACTATACTCATCTCTAGTAGGAAATAAAGATTTAAAAACTTTGCAATTACAAGGCTTTACTGTAAGAGAAATAGAAATATTAACAGGTGTTTCTAAAAGTCAAGTATCTAGGGAATTAAAGGAGTAAGAAAATATGAATGATATTCTTCAACTAAAAGGTAGATTTGAACAAAGGAAAAATGATTCTAAACCTGGAGCTTCAAATATTCCAAAAGAAAAAAAAGTTACATTAGAACATTTAAAAAAATTGAAAGAAGATTTAATTAATGTTAGAAAATTTTGGAAAAATGAAAAACTTTTAATTAATCCATTAATAAGTTTATATTATAAAACTGTTGTTGCAAAAAGTAATAGAGTGAAAGCTATTCTTGAAAGTTCTCCAAAGAAAAATAATGATAGTATTGTAGGAGCAAAATTTTGTAATTCAGATATTAAAAAACATATAATTACTCATTGTATAAGTAATAAAGTTTTAGATGATGCAATAATTAATTTAGAAACTGTTATCAATCTTTTTTATAAAACATTTGGAGAAAATATAACTCATGAGCAAATAGAAGATATCAACAAAAAAAAATATGAGCATATTTTTAGTTCTACTATTTCTAGGACAAAATTTGTAAACACTATTGTAGATTCATATTATCTTGAGAGTTTTGGTATTGAAAAAAACAATACTCCCTTAGAAGAAAAAGCAATTATCACATTATATGATACAGGAGTAAAAACCTCTGAAATAATGAAACAATTAGAAATTGATTTTTTAGAAAGAAGAAGCATTGATGAAACAACTATTTTATTAGATCCCACTCAGTATAAACTTTTAAAAGAAAAAGCACCCTATCTAATATCTATGGCAGTGAGTGATATATCTGTTTTAGATAAAGATGATATTTTTGAAAAAAATGAAGACTATATTATAAGCATTCCTAAACCTAAAAATGAACCTGTAATAGGTGTTATTGATACTATGTTTGATACCAATGTTTATTTTTCTGAATGGGTAGAATTCAAAAATATGTTAGAAAAAGATATCCCCTTAGATGTAAATGACTATTATCATGGTACTGAAGTTTCATCTATTATAGTTGACGGAGCAACAATAAATCCTAATTTAGATGATGGTTGTGGAAGATTTAGAGTTAGACATTTTGGAGTAGCAAAGAGTAGTAGTTTTAGTTCATTTATAGTTTTGAAAGCAATAAAAGAAATAGTTGAAAAAAATAAAGATATAAAAGTTTGGAATTTATCCTTAGGTTCAGCTATGGAAATAAATCCTAATTTTATATCCCCAGAAGCAGCAATTTTAGATAAAATCCAATTTGAGAATGATATAATTTTTGTGATTGCTGGAACAAATAAGCCCAAAAATTCAAATGTAAAAAAAATTGGAGCACCTGCTGATTCTATAAATTCAATAGTTGTAAATTCTGTTAGTATTAGTAATAAGCCAGTTGATTATTCAAGAGAGGGTTTAGTGTTATCATTTTTTAACAAACCAGATATAAGTTACTATGGTGGAGACAGTGAGCAGAGAATTAGAACTTGTTCTCCCTATGGGGAAACAATGGTTGCAGGAACCTCATTTGCAGCACCTTGGATAAGTAGAAAACTAGCATATCTTATTAATATCCTAGGTTTATCTAAAGAAACTGCCAAGGCTTTAATTATTGATTCTGCAACTGGTTGGAATAAACAAGTATATCCATCTTCACTTATAGGATATGGAATTGTCCCTATTAAGATTAATGATATTATACAAAGTTCTAATGATGAAATTAAATTTATTATTGATGGAATTTCTGAAAAATATGATACCTTTACTTATAATATTCCTGTTCCTGATGATGGAAATAAACAACCATTTATATCAAAAGTAACCTTATGTTATTTTCCAAATTGTAGTAGGAATCAAGGAGTTGATTATACAAATACAGAAATGGATATAAAATTTGGAAGATTAAATGAGATTAAAGGAAAAAATGGAAAAAAAGATAGAATAAATATTGAAGATATAAATGATAATAAACAATCTGAAGAAGCAGGTTATTATTTGTATGAAGAAGATGCAAGAAAACTATTTAGAAAATGGGATAATATAAAACATAAAAGACAATATATAGTAACAGAAAAAGGTGGAAAAAGACAAGGAAAAAAGAAAAGAGAAAATCCTTTATGGGGAATTAGTATAAAAACAAAAGAAAGACTTAATGCCAAAGATGGAAAAAGTTTAAAATTTGGACTTGTTATCACT
This is a stretch of genomic DNA from Fusobacterium simiae. It encodes these proteins:
- a CDS encoding DUF4357 domain-containing protein — its product is MQFNVTSHFIGSIVYIHEGVYGIGEKEFYVIDGQQRMITITLLHIALYHRLKESKEEYADEIYELYLVNKFSKRDIKLKLLPPEENLNILNKILEENWEELEDYQDRNIVKNYKFFKEIISNYSNEEIEYLLAGLDKIIYVDIALEKDKDDPQKIFESLNSTGLDLSQGDLIRNYILMDLEREKQNLVYKNLWLPIENNCKISVGNEIKNYVSDFIRDYLTLKSGKIPSKPKVFEEFKEFYDKKNDKQLEDIKNFSEEYAHIIKPDTEKDKEIRKELENLKVLDQTVINTFLIGILRDYRENKIVKNEILEIFKLLQSYIWRRFITEKPSNALNKIFQGMYLRISKDQKYYKILEESFLNQDFPTNDELKEALKTKNVYKDKEKLRYVFKELENYNHNELIDFENEKITIEHIFPQKPNKSWKEKYSDYELEEMKTFKDTIPNLTLTGSNVNLGNKSFLEKRNDDIHGYKNSKLYLNKYLSKLNEWNLSAMEGRFEDLFKNIIKIWKRPENFEDKDIEKVTFVLKGAASSGTGKLLAYEKFELLKGSIIIKGNKGSESVEKRNKRIIEELLENNLVEKDGNKYILKENYKVSSPSAAASLILGRNANGWKEWKTFDGKLLNEFRK
- a CDS encoding ATP-binding protein, with protein sequence MKKGNVINLIKYYSENNDLAFRNEAYEIAKDFDKSGDYQLAEYIMGLLSDVNTFIPQINENKLVFLKKLEINDEPLPLPEEIKKDIIGIVNAVGHNIGINKFLFQGVPGTGKTETVKQLARILDRNLFAVDFAYIIDSRLGETAKNISKLFDEINTLPSPEKVIILFDEIDSIALDRTNSKDIREMGRATTAVLKGLDNLNQKILLIATTNLFNHFDKALIRRFDSVIDFNRYSREDLIDISEIVLNYYLSKFKFAGKNIRLFRKIISLIKEIPYPGDLKNIIKTSIAFSSPNDEYDYLKRLYSSLVGNKDLKTLQLQGFTVREIEILTGVSKSQVSRELKE
- a CDS encoding S8 family peptidase, producing the protein MNDILQLKGRFEQRKNDSKPGASNIPKEKKVTLEHLKKLKEDLINVRKFWKNEKLLINPLISLYYKTVVAKSNRVKAILESSPKKNNDSIVGAKFCNSDIKKHIITHCISNKVLDDAIINLETVINLFYKTFGENITHEQIEDINKKKYEHIFSSTISRTKFVNTIVDSYYLESFGIEKNNTPLEEKAIITLYDTGVKTSEIMKQLEIDFLERRSIDETTILLDPTQYKLLKEKAPYLISMAVSDISVLDKDDIFEKNEDYIISIPKPKNEPVIGVIDTMFDTNVYFSEWVEFKNMLEKDIPLDVNDYYHGTEVSSIIVDGATINPNLDDGCGRFRVRHFGVAKSSSFSSFIVLKAIKEIVEKNKDIKVWNLSLGSAMEINPNFISPEAAILDKIQFENDIIFVIAGTNKPKNSNVKKIGAPADSINSIVVNSVSISNKPVDYSREGLVLSFFNKPDISYYGGDSEQRIRTCSPYGETMVAGTSFAAPWISRKLAYLINILGLSKETAKALIIDSATGWNKQVYPSSLIGYGIVPIKINDIIQSSNDEIKFIIDGISEKYDTFTYNIPVPDDGNKQPFISKVTLCYFPNCSRNQGVDYTNTEMDIKFGRLNEIKGKNGKKDRINIEDINDNKQSEEAGYYLYEEDARKLFRKWDNIKHKRQYIVTEKGGKRQGKKKRENPLWGISIKTKERLNAKDGKSLKFGLVITLKEIDGINRIEEFIQQCLFRGWLVNRINVENKIDIYNKAEEEIIFE